The segment CGATTTCGACAAGTGGGTGTACCTCGATCCGACACAGGCCGTCGATCTCTACATGTACGACAAAAAGACGGGAGTGCCGCTGAGCCTCTATGACATGCACAAAATCTACTACGAGTACTGGGGAGTCTCCACACCCATCGACTGGATGAAAGCCCCATCAGCCTGGCGGACAAAGAAGCCGGACGCCGCAAGCCTCCCGACATCGTTTTCCACGACCGATCCGCGTATCGAGCTCTCCCATGTCGGGTGGGAAGGATATTACGAGCTCCTCGATTTCATGAGGATGATGCCGCGGAACGATTTCTCCACGACGACCATACCGGAGCCGCTCGCCCAGGGTACGATCCAGTGGCCGTGGGACGGCTACCTGAACTGGTACGACCGTTTCGCGACGCCCAAGCTCCAGTACTCGTGGCACACCGACCGTGAATGCGACTTCTGGCCCACCATCAACCGTGTGCACTTCGAAGCCGTTCCCGAGATCAACGGGGACATGGTATTCATCACCATGACAACCTTCACACCGAGCTTCAAAACGTACCAGGTGCGCACGGACGGCGGCGCATGGAAGGACTCGGACGACCGGTATGTCTGGCGTTTCCACCAGGGCGCGAACCGCCTCGAAATGCGGGCTGTCTCGAAATTCGGCGTCGCCGGGCACCCGAGCTTCATCGAGTGCAACTTTGTGGCCAAGCATATACCGAAGACGATCTCGTTCGGCACGATGAACCAGTGATGAATGCCGGGGCGGATTGTTCAAAAGATTCGATAGAACGCGGATTGAGCGGATCGAGCGGATGAACGCGGATATGGTTTTCGTACCTGACCGATGTATCTATTGCAGGGGTAATTCATGAATTACCCCTCCTTCAGGTCTCCGTGGTTATATTTTTATGGATATTTTCAGATAAATCCGGGTTTAGACCCTGCCCTGTATTCAAAGAAGTAATTCTGTTTTCTTGCATGGGAGGCCCTTCAAATGACTGCAACCATCAAATCCATCCTGTGCGGTATACTGCTTGTTTTTCTTGTCCGGAGCAGTGAAGCGCAGTATGATGTCAGCAAAGTCGCATCCGAAAATGCTCCGAGACTGTCGCCGAATACCACAGAGGAAATGCAGCATCCGGAATTCTGGATCGCGAATATCAGGGGGAATCCCGACCGGGTGATCCTGACCGCGGAGCAGATCGCTGATATGAACAGGAAGAACAGCACCAAATCGTACGATTACAAGGATATCAACGGGAAGCCGTACACCTTGAGGACGAACACGCTGGTGGAAGACCCGCTTTCCATACGATCCTTTCCCGGCGACAGCCTCCGTGTCCTCATAAAAAATAATTTAAAAGGCATGGAAACAGGCACGTATTATGATTTCCGCAAGAAGAAATATGAAGACGACGTAAAGAAAAAGATCACCGAGCAGGGCAATGCCGACGCTATCCCGGACATCGTCACCCCACGGTACGGGATTCTGGTCGCCCCTTCGACCCACAGATATATACCGACACACAACGAACGGTGGAGAGAGCAGAACGGCTGGATTTCCAGTACCTCATTCAACGCCGCCGATGCCGCCTCGCCGGTGGCAATTCTCCATACTTCCAGGGATGGCGACTGGTATTATGTACGCAGCGAATTCAACTTCGGCTGGATTCCCGCGCTCGATATCGCCACAGGTTCCGAAGATGAGATTCGGAACTATGTGGAAGCAAGGGATTTCATCATGGTGACGACCGGCAAGGTTCCGGTGTACAGCGACAATCCTCCTTATAATTTCCTGATGGACCTGTACATGGGCGCCCGGGTCAGGCTCGTGAGTAAGGAAGCGGACGGCTTCCATGTTCTCGTACCGTTCCGTAAGCCGGACGGCACGTTCCAGACTGTTCCCGGCCGTGTGAAACCGGATGCGGGAGTCTGTGCCGGTTATCAGCCGTTTACCCAGCGGAATATCATCAACACCTTTTTCGCCAAGCTCAACGATCCCTGGTCGGGAGGCGATGCCTATGAGGCCCGCCACTGCTGCGGGACCGTTCGCGGTGTGCTGAGGACTTTCGGTATAAAGGTCATGGACTCCACAACCTTCCAGCTCCATGCAT is part of the bacterium genome and harbors:
- a CDS encoding SH3 domain-containing protein encodes the protein MTATIKSILCGILLVFLVRSSEAQYDVSKVASENAPRLSPNTTEEMQHPEFWIANIRGNPDRVILTAEQIADMNRKNSTKSYDYKDINGKPYTLRTNTLVEDPLSIRSFPGDSLRVLIKNNLKGMETGTYYDFRKKKYEDDVKKKITEQGNADAIPDIVTPRYGILVAPSTHRYIPTHNERWREQNGWISSTSFNAADAASPVAILHTSRDGDWYYVRSEFNFGWIPALDIATGSEDEIRNYVEARDFIMVTTGKVPVYSDNPPYNFLMDLYMGARVRLVSKEADGFHVLVPFRKPDGTFQTVPGRVKPDAGVCAGYQPFTQRNIINTFFAKLNDPWSGGDAYEARHCCGTVRGVLRTFGIKVMDSTTFQLHASDHVISYPKETPSEVKYKYLRECEPAITLLGSGDHVILYLGEVNGRHYVIHSTGYDYKRDDGTVMLLRRVNVNDTELEGGSQVNTWTYMCQLKP